A genomic region of Sarcophilus harrisii chromosome 6, mSarHar1.11, whole genome shotgun sequence contains the following coding sequences:
- the GPR152 gene encoding probable G-protein coupled receptor 152, producing the protein MEAGSARWAPAWRPRSELDDDYYPQGGWDTAFLVVLLLLGLPANGLMGWLAGSQARLGAGRRLALLLLSLAVSDFLFLVATAFQVMEIRLQGHWPLGTAACRLYYFLWGVSYSSGLFLLAALSLDRCLAVLLPRRYPCRRPARLPLWLCSGAWVLATLFSVPWLIFPEANVWWYDLVICLDFWDAEELPLRVLEVFGGLLPFLLLLGSHVLTQIQACRARRRRPRDRGPPGFSHVASTLFSAYVVLRLPYQLAQLLYLAYLWDFYPGYFLWEALVYSDYLLVLSSCLSPFLCVLASANIRALLHSTLSSFAAALAEERFGGTMPAASPPAQPEPAVQLQPPPPPQDGPQENPTAQVQVNPMADVQVNPTANVQMNPMSQVQVNPTADVQVNPTADVQVNPTAQVQVNPTAQPQLNPAEQPQPNPSAQPSEPPPPSASNPPEGPTATEQPKAAPLEETAVSPAPWGDGSGDAPVETSPAQAPS; encoded by the coding sequence ATGGAGGCGGGCAGTGCCCGGTGGGCTCCGGCCTGGAGGCCGAGATCCGAGCTGGACGATGACTATTACCCTCAGGGCGGCTGGGACACCGCCTTCCTGGTGGTCCTGCTGCTGCTGGGGCTGCCGGCCAACGGGCTCATGGGGTGGCTGGCAGGCTCCCAGGCGCGGCTCGGGGCTGGCAGGCGCCTGGCCCTCCTCCTGCTCAGCCTGGCCGTCTCCGACTTCCTCTTCCTGGTGGCCACGGCCTTCCAGGTCATGGAGATCCGGCTGCAGGGGCACTGGCCGCTGGGGACGGCCGCCTGCCGCCTCTACTACTTCCTGTGGGGCGTCTCTTACTCGTCGGGCCTCTTCCTGCTGGCGGCGCTCAGCCTGGACCGCTGCCTGGCGGTGCTGCTGCCCCGGCGCTACCCCTGCCGCCGGCCGGCCCGCCTGCCGCTCTGGCTGTGCTCGGGCGCCTGGGTCCTGGCCACGCTCTTCAGCGTGCCCTGGCTCATCTTCCCGGAGGCCAACGTGTGGTGGTACGACCTGGTCATCTGCCTGGACTTCTGGGACGCGGAGGAACTGCCCCTGCGGGTGCTGGAAGTCTTTGGGGGGCTGTTGCCCTTCCTCTTGCTCCTGGGCTCTCACGTGCTGACCCAGATCCAGGCGTGCCGGGCGCGCCGCCGCCGCCCCAGGGACCGCGGGCCCCCCGGTTTCTCCCATGTGGCCTCTACCTTGTTCTCGGCCTATGTGGTCCTGAGGCTGCCCTACCAGCTGGCCCAGCTGCTGTACCTGGCCTATCTGTGGGACTTCTACCCCGGCTACTTCCTCTGGGAGGCGCTGGTCTACTCCGACTACCTGCTGGTGCTCAGCAGCTGCCTGAGCCCCTTCCTCTGTGTCCTGGCCAGCGCCAACATCCGGGCCCTGCTCCACTCCACGCTCTCCTCCTTCGCCGCCGCCCTGGCCGAGGAGCGGTTCGGGGGCACCATGCCCGCAGCCTCGCCGCCCGCCCAGCCAGAGCCCGCAGTCCAGCTGcagccccccccgcccccccaggaTGGGCCCCAGGAGAACCCCACGGCCCAGGTCCAGGTGAACCCCATGGCCGACGTCCAGGTGAACCCCACGGCCAATGTCCAGATGAACCCCATGTCCCAGGTCCAGGTGAACCCCACAGCCGACGTCCAGGTGAACCCCACGGCCGACGTCCAGGTGAACCCCACGGCCCAGGTCCAGGTGAACCCCACGGCCCAGCCCCAGCTGAATCCGGCCGAGCAGCCGCAGCCCAATCCTTCAGCTCAGCCCTCTGAGCCTCCCCCTCCTTCAGCCTCCAACCCCCCGGAAGGACCCACAGCCACAGAACAGCCAAAGGCAGCGCCCCTGGAAGAGACGGCCGTGTCCCCCGCCCCCTGGGGGGACGGCTCTGGAGACGCTCCTGTGGAGACATCCCCTGCCCAAGCCCCCTCCTGA
- the PTPRCAP gene encoding protein tyrosine phosphatase receptor type C-associated protein translates to MARCRLGVLVALGALPGALGSEGSGSPNSVTVWLLVLLLLLLLAALALAWYHLNRESGGYYHPTRLGSSLGRRARRLLRATGLTRWLRASAVEELQDSTEKQEDEEDEDDEEEEEEHLEPGREHGQQPEQKPKDGGPGGSQGLEAALVEAAPGEAKEDPQAQPSEAQPSEAGRSSGAQSSEAGALLSDLHAFSGSAAWEDGAGAEGGHGLSVTAL, encoded by the exons ATG gcgCGGTGCAGGCTGGGCGTGCTGGTGGCGCTGGGGGCCCTGCCGGGGGCGCTGGGCTCCGAGGGAAGCGGCTCCCCCAACTCGGTCACCGTGTGgctgctggtgctgctgctgctgctgctcctggcGGCCTTGGCCCTGGCCTGGTACCACCTCAACCGGGAGTCGGGGGGCTACTACCACCCCACCCGCCTGGGCTCCTCCCTGGGCCGGCGGGCGCGCCGGCTGCTGCGCGCCACGGGCCTGACCCGCTGGCTCCGAGCCTCGGCCGTCGAAGAGCTCCAGGACAGCACCGAGAAGCAGGAGGACGAGGAGGACGAGGacgacgaggaggaggaggaagagcatctGGAGCCAGGCAGGGAGCACGGGCAGCAGCCGGAGCAGAAGCCCAAGGATGGAGGGCCCGGCGGCTCCCAGGGCCTGGAGGCGGCCCTGGTGGAGGCAGCCCCAGGGGAGGCCAAGGAAGACCCCCAGGCCCAGCCCTCCGAGGCCCAGCCCTCTGAGGCCGGGCGCAGCTCCGGGGCCCAGTCTTCCGAGGCCGGGGCCTTGCTCAGCGACCTCCACGCCTTTTCGGGGAGTGCAGCCTGGGAGGACGGGGCGGGCGCAGAGGGGGGCCACGGCCTCAGCGTCACGGCACTCTAG
- the RPS6KB2 gene encoding ribosomal protein S6 kinase beta-2 isoform X1, whose amino-acid sequence MAALFDIDLETEEGSEGDGEPELSPADLDPDLRTAACLEPMGHYEEVELSETCVNPGSEHIGPHSFELLRVLGKGGYGKVFQVRKTQGTNMGKIFAMKVLRKAKIMRNAKDTAHTRAERSILEAVRHPFIVELIYAFQTSGKLYLILECLSGGELFMQLEREGIFMEDTACFYLGEITLALGHLHSQGIIYRDLKPENIMLSSQGHIKLTDFGLCKESIHEGSVTHTFCGTIEYMAPEILTRSGHNRAVDWWSLGSLMYDMLTGMPPFTAENRKKTIDKILRAKLALPAYLTPDARDLLKKFLKRNPSQRLGGGPGDAADVQKHPFFRHINWQDLLALQVEPPFRPNLQSEEDVSQFDTRFTKQTPVDSPDDSALGESASQVFLGFTYVAPSVLEGIKEGFSFQPKLRSPRRLNSSPRTPISPLKFSPFEAFRPSPGPPESMELPPPPVSSAPLPIRTPAGKKSKKGRGRSRR is encoded by the exons ATGGCGGCGTTGTTCGATATTGACCTGGAGACCGAAGAAGGCAGCGAGGGCGACGGCGAGCCGGAGCTCAGCCCTGCG GATTTGGACCCGGATTTGAGGACGGCTGCTTGTTTGGA GCCCATGGGGCACTATGAAGAGGTGGAATTGTCAGAGACCTGTGTGAACCCTGGATCCGAGCACATCGGCCCCCACTCTTTTGAGCTCCTCCGAGTCCTGGGCAAAGGGGGCTATGGCAAG GTATTCCAGGTCCGGAAGACACAAGGCACCAACATGGGGAAGATATTCGCCATGAAGGTGTTGAGGAAA GCAAAAATTATGCGCAACGCTAAGGACACGGCCCACACGCGGGCTGAACGGAGCATCCTGGAGGCCGTGAGGCACCCCTTCATCGTGGAGCTGATCTATGCCTTCCAGACCAGTGGCAAGCTCTATCTCATCCTGGAATGTCTCAGTG GAGGGGAGCTCTTCATGCAGCTGGAACGGGAGGGCATCTTCATGGAGGACACAGCCTG TTTCTACTTAGGGGAGATCACGCTGGCCCTGGGCCACCTCCACTCCCAGGGCATCATCTACAGGGACCTGAAGCCTGAAAACATCATGTTGAGCAGCCAAG GTCACATCAAGCTGACGGACTTTGGCCTGTGTAAAGAGTCCATCCATGAGGGCTCCGTCACTCACACCTTCTGCGGCACCATAGAGTACAT GGCGCCCGAGATCCTCACTCGCAGTGGCCACAACCGGGCCGTGGATTGGTGGAGCCTGGGATCCCTGATGTACGACATGCTCACAGGAATG CCGCCCTTCACGGCAGAGAATCGCAAGAAGACGATCGACAAGATCCTGAGGGCGAAGCTGGCGCTGCCCGCCTACCTCACGCCCGATGCTCGGGACCTGCTCAAGAAG tTTTTGAAGAGAAACCCCAGCCAGCGACTTGGGGGCGGACCCGGGGATGCAGCGGATGTCCAG AAACACCCTTTCTTCCGTCACATCAACTGGCAAGATCTCTTGGCTCTCCAAGTAGAACCTCCCTTCCGGCCCAACCTG CAGTCGGAAGAGGACGTGAGCCAGTTTGACACTCGCTTCACGAAGCAGACGCCCGTGGACAGCCCCGACGATTCTGCGCTGGGTGAGAGCGCCAGCCAGGTCTTCTTG GGCTTCACCTACGTGGCCCCCTCGGTCCTGGAGGGCATCAAGGAAGGCTTCTCGTTCCAGCCCAAACTGCGGTCCCCTCGGCGCCTCAACAGCAGTCCCCGCACCCCCATCAG CCCCTTGAAATTCTCGCCTTTTGAAGCATTCCGACCCAGCCCCGGCCCCCCGGAGTCCATGGAACTACCCCCACCCCCGGTCAGTTCAGCCCCGCTTCCCATCCGGACTCCCGCCGGCAAGAAGTCCAAGAAGGGCCGGGGCCGTTCCAGGCGCTAG
- the RPS6KB2 gene encoding ribosomal protein S6 kinase beta-2 isoform X2: MGHYEEVELSETCVNPGSEHIGPHSFELLRVLGKGGYGKVFQVRKTQGTNMGKIFAMKVLRKAKIMRNAKDTAHTRAERSILEAVRHPFIVELIYAFQTSGKLYLILECLSGGELFMQLEREGIFMEDTACFYLGEITLALGHLHSQGIIYRDLKPENIMLSSQGHIKLTDFGLCKESIHEGSVTHTFCGTIEYMAPEILTRSGHNRAVDWWSLGSLMYDMLTGMPPFTAENRKKTIDKILRAKLALPAYLTPDARDLLKKFLKRNPSQRLGGGPGDAADVQKHPFFRHINWQDLLALQVEPPFRPNLQSEEDVSQFDTRFTKQTPVDSPDDSALGESASQVFLGFTYVAPSVLEGIKEGFSFQPKLRSPRRLNSSPRTPISPLKFSPFEAFRPSPGPPESMELPPPPVSSAPLPIRTPAGKKSKKGRGRSRR, from the exons ATGGGGCACTATGAAGAGGTGGAATTGTCAGAGACCTGTGTGAACCCTGGATCCGAGCACATCGGCCCCCACTCTTTTGAGCTCCTCCGAGTCCTGGGCAAAGGGGGCTATGGCAAG GTATTCCAGGTCCGGAAGACACAAGGCACCAACATGGGGAAGATATTCGCCATGAAGGTGTTGAGGAAA GCAAAAATTATGCGCAACGCTAAGGACACGGCCCACACGCGGGCTGAACGGAGCATCCTGGAGGCCGTGAGGCACCCCTTCATCGTGGAGCTGATCTATGCCTTCCAGACCAGTGGCAAGCTCTATCTCATCCTGGAATGTCTCAGTG GAGGGGAGCTCTTCATGCAGCTGGAACGGGAGGGCATCTTCATGGAGGACACAGCCTG TTTCTACTTAGGGGAGATCACGCTGGCCCTGGGCCACCTCCACTCCCAGGGCATCATCTACAGGGACCTGAAGCCTGAAAACATCATGTTGAGCAGCCAAG GTCACATCAAGCTGACGGACTTTGGCCTGTGTAAAGAGTCCATCCATGAGGGCTCCGTCACTCACACCTTCTGCGGCACCATAGAGTACAT GGCGCCCGAGATCCTCACTCGCAGTGGCCACAACCGGGCCGTGGATTGGTGGAGCCTGGGATCCCTGATGTACGACATGCTCACAGGAATG CCGCCCTTCACGGCAGAGAATCGCAAGAAGACGATCGACAAGATCCTGAGGGCGAAGCTGGCGCTGCCCGCCTACCTCACGCCCGATGCTCGGGACCTGCTCAAGAAG tTTTTGAAGAGAAACCCCAGCCAGCGACTTGGGGGCGGACCCGGGGATGCAGCGGATGTCCAG AAACACCCTTTCTTCCGTCACATCAACTGGCAAGATCTCTTGGCTCTCCAAGTAGAACCTCCCTTCCGGCCCAACCTG CAGTCGGAAGAGGACGTGAGCCAGTTTGACACTCGCTTCACGAAGCAGACGCCCGTGGACAGCCCCGACGATTCTGCGCTGGGTGAGAGCGCCAGCCAGGTCTTCTTG GGCTTCACCTACGTGGCCCCCTCGGTCCTGGAGGGCATCAAGGAAGGCTTCTCGTTCCAGCCCAAACTGCGGTCCCCTCGGCGCCTCAACAGCAGTCCCCGCACCCCCATCAG CCCCTTGAAATTCTCGCCTTTTGAAGCATTCCGACCCAGCCCCGGCCCCCCGGAGTCCATGGAACTACCCCCACCCCCGGTCAGTTCAGCCCCGCTTCCCATCCGGACTCCCGCCGGCAAGAAGTCCAAGAAGGGCCGGGGCCGTTCCAGGCGCTAG